In one window of Flavobacterium ginsengisoli DNA:
- a CDS encoding GNAT family N-acetyltransferase: MIRIIEAQNSDLPHLRKLFLNERRRTFADQDISQFKLEDFDKQTQGEYILIAHVDNIPIGFISIWLPNNFIHHLYVDHKHQGQNIGTELLKVAISKTNFPLTLKCVENNSKAIHFYLKKGFVEKSRGNSSNGSYILFELTNDVK, translated from the coding sequence ATGATACGCATAATAGAAGCCCAAAATAGTGATCTGCCACATTTAAGAAAGCTTTTTCTAAATGAAAGACGGCGCACATTTGCCGACCAAGACATTTCTCAATTCAAATTAGAAGATTTTGATAAGCAAACTCAAGGAGAATATATTTTAATTGCACATGTAGACAATATCCCAATCGGATTTATTTCGATCTGGTTGCCCAACAATTTTATCCATCATCTTTATGTTGACCATAAACATCAAGGACAAAATATTGGAACCGAATTATTAAAAGTCGCAATTTCTAAAACCAATTTTCCGCTTACTTTAAAATGTGTTGAAAACAATAGTAAAGCAATTCATTTTTACCTAAAAAAAGGATTTGTAGAAAAATCAAGAGGAAATTCTAGCAACGGAAGTTATATTTTATTTGAATTAACCAACGATGTAAAATAA
- a CDS encoding TPM domain-containing protein: MKKLFFTLLLLSSVLLSAQTKNDIDFASRLKSTFSQSTDCVNDFEKILKPEELKALNTTLNNFEKKYLYKIVIITTPSIEPFQSFEEFATDLDQFLSKDPRLDPTLLIVVSKTLRQIQLLSVDFIKYKLNTEDTQNIISTYSIPELKKGNYYKALEQASNELIKKLQ; this comes from the coding sequence ATGAAAAAATTATTCTTTACGCTACTATTATTATCTTCAGTTCTTTTGTCTGCCCAAACAAAAAACGATATTGATTTTGCTTCACGTTTAAAAAGCACTTTTTCTCAATCTACAGACTGTGTTAACGACTTCGAAAAAATACTAAAACCAGAAGAACTTAAGGCTTTAAACACTACTCTAAACAATTTTGAAAAAAAATACCTTTACAAAATTGTTATTATAACAACTCCTTCTATAGAACCTTTTCAATCATTTGAAGAGTTTGCAACCGATTTAGATCAATTTTTATCAAAAGACCCAAGATTAGATCCTACTCTTTTAATTGTTGTTAGCAAAACATTGAGACAGATTCAGCTTTTAAGTGTCGATTTTATAAAATACAAGTTAAACACAGAAGACACTCAAAACATAATCAGCACCTATTCTATTCCCGAGCTTAAAAAAGGAAATTACTATAAAGCGCTAGAGCAGGCTTCAAATGAGCTTATAAAAAAGCTACAGTAA
- a CDS encoding DUF2314 domain-containing protein: MSETTIFYADGENPKMIEAYKRAQETFKYFWRELSWEYRRIVPGLDVACVKLAFTQDIDDDTIVEHMWINDVNFDGETIYGILVNDPNELTNVNNGDEIAIPINQISDWLFAIDGKTYGAFTIQTMRSEMSDEERESHDEAWGLDFGDFNDILVVNEQKEKPENLIEHPMSKNMRESLIEFLKNNPEEIEAQDDLGYTFLHREAIAGNQTSVELILKAGANADAKTNNGKTALDFAKELKWDHLIPVLQ, encoded by the coding sequence ATGTCTGAAACAACAATTTTCTACGCCGACGGAGAAAATCCAAAAATGATCGAAGCTTACAAAAGAGCTCAAGAAACCTTTAAATACTTCTGGAGAGAACTATCTTGGGAATACCGAAGAATAGTTCCAGGTTTAGATGTTGCTTGTGTAAAACTAGCTTTCACCCAAGATATAGACGACGACACCATTGTAGAACACATGTGGATTAACGACGTAAACTTTGACGGCGAAACGATATACGGAATTTTAGTAAATGATCCCAACGAATTGACTAATGTAAATAATGGAGACGAAATCGCAATTCCTATTAATCAAATTAGTGATTGGTTATTTGCTATTGACGGCAAAACTTATGGAGCATTTACAATTCAGACAATGCGCTCTGAAATGAGCGATGAAGAAAGAGAATCGCATGATGAAGCGTGGGGATTAGATTTTGGTGACTTTAATGACATTCTGGTTGTAAATGAGCAAAAAGAAAAACCCGAAAACCTAATAGAACATCCGATGAGCAAAAACATGAGAGAAAGTCTCATTGAATTCTTAAAAAACAATCCAGAAGAAATAGAAGCTCAAGACGATTTGGGTTATACTTTTTTACATCGCGAAGCTATTGCCGGAAATCAAACTTCTGTAGAGCTCATTTTAAAAGCAGGAGCCAATGCAGATGCAAAAACCAATAACGGAAAAACAGCTTTAGATTTTGCCAAAGAGCTCAAATGGGATCACTTAATTCCTGTACTTCAATAG
- a CDS encoding DUF1254 domain-containing protein, protein MKKTFLSVLSLLLLLGRNQTKTTDTENKSSKDNTTAFKPANIKEEILYQRGVEAAIWGMPAVNYQLMYDALEKLNGNYNQVVIWPKLLDWKNQTLTPNPDVIYLMPFFNTEKVGPVVLEIPPADNGVFNGSVMTYWQNALEDVGPGGVDKGKGGKYLFLPPGYDKSKIPAGYIPLQSDTYRGYALLRSVLKSGSAADVATAVAYSKRIKLYPLSEASNNPTTTFVDASDKVYESNIPFDFTFYETLNKIVQVEPWLSRDRVMIDPLKTIGIERGKSFSPDARTKEILAHAVKTAKEWLEYNYEATKPFYKDTHWFFPADEDNIRSVKSTYGISEIYPIDNRAVCYMIAFFSAKHLGESQYYLMQIVDKEGNPLDGKNTYKVTVPANVPVKQYWSMTVYNRETHTFIRDKKWAARSSQTPGLKTNSDGTVDLFFGPTPPESGESNWVPTDSNGKFEILARFYGPKPNLYDQSWKLNDLEKVK, encoded by the coding sequence ATGAAAAAAACCTTCCTTTCAGTTTTAAGTTTACTGTTACTTTTAGGTCGCAATCAGACCAAAACGACAGATACCGAAAACAAAAGCAGTAAAGACAACACAACTGCATTTAAACCAGCAAATATTAAAGAAGAAATTTTGTATCAACGTGGCGTTGAAGCCGCAATATGGGGAATGCCTGCTGTTAATTATCAATTAATGTACGACGCACTGGAGAAACTAAATGGCAATTACAATCAAGTTGTTATCTGGCCAAAGTTGTTAGACTGGAAAAATCAAACCCTGACTCCAAATCCAGATGTAATTTATTTAATGCCCTTTTTCAATACCGAAAAAGTAGGACCGGTTGTGCTTGAAATTCCGCCAGCTGATAATGGCGTTTTTAACGGAAGCGTTATGACCTACTGGCAAAATGCCCTCGAAGATGTTGGCCCAGGAGGAGTTGATAAAGGCAAAGGAGGAAAATACCTTTTTCTGCCGCCAGGTTATGATAAAAGTAAAATTCCTGCAGGTTATATTCCTTTACAATCTGATACTTACAGAGGTTATGCATTATTGCGTTCTGTCTTAAAAAGCGGAAGTGCTGCAGACGTTGCAACAGCTGTGGCATATTCTAAACGAATTAAACTTTATCCGTTAAGTGAAGCTTCAAATAATCCTACTACAACTTTTGTAGACGCAAGCGACAAAGTATACGAATCAAATATACCTTTTGACTTTACTTTTTACGAAACCTTAAATAAAATAGTACAGGTAGAGCCATGGCTTAGTAGAGATCGCGTTATGATTGATCCTCTAAAAACAATAGGTATAGAAAGAGGAAAATCATTCAGTCCCGATGCTCGTACCAAAGAAATATTAGCACACGCCGTTAAGACTGCAAAAGAATGGTTAGAATATAATTATGAAGCTACAAAACCCTTTTACAAAGATACTCACTGGTTCTTTCCTGCAGATGAAGACAACATTCGAAGTGTAAAAAGCACCTACGGAATATCCGAAATTTATCCAATAGATAATCGTGCAGTTTGTTACATGATTGCATTCTTCAGTGCCAAACATTTGGGTGAATCTCAATATTATTTAATGCAAATAGTAGATAAAGAAGGTAATCCGCTTGACGGAAAAAACACGTATAAAGTTACCGTTCCTGCAAATGTTCCCGTAAAACAATATTGGTCAATGACTGTTTATAATCGTGAAACCCATACTTTCATACGAGATAAAAAATGGGCCGCACGCTCTTCTCAAACGCCAGGACTTAAAACCAATAGTGATGGTACTGTTGATCTTTTCTTTGGTCCGACACCGCCAGAAAGCGGTGAATCTAATTGGGTACCAACAGATTCTAACGGTAAATTTGAAATTCTTGCACGTTTCTATGGCCCTAAACCAAATCTATATGATCAAAGTTGGAAACTGAATGATTTAGAAAAAGTAAAATAA
- the lpdA gene encoding dihydrolipoyl dehydrogenase, with amino-acid sequence MKYDVIVLGSGPGGYVTAIRASQLGFKVAVVEKENLGGVCLNWGCIPTKALLKSAQVFDYLKHASDYGLKVSEFDKDFPAVIQRSRGVAEGMSKGVQFLMKKNKIDVIEGFGKLKPGKKLDVTDKDNKVTEYSADHIIIATGARSRELPNLPQDGVKVIGYRQAMTLPTQPKSMIIVGSGAIGVEFAHFYNSMGTDVTIVEFMPNVVPVEDEDISKQFERSLKKSGIKVMTNSSVERIDTTGAGVKAFVKTAKGEEVLEADIVLSAVGIKTNIENIGLEEVGIAVDRDKILVNAYNETNIPGYYAIGDVTPGQALAHVASAEGINCVEKIKGLHVEPIDYGNVPGCTYATPEIASVGLTEKQAKEKGYELKIGKFPFSASGKAKAAGNADGFVKVIFDAKYGEWLGCHMIGAGVTDMIAEAVVARKLETTGHEILKSIHPHPTMSEAVMEAVADAYGEVIHL; translated from the coding sequence ATGAAATACGACGTTATTGTTTTAGGAAGTGGTCCTGGAGGATATGTAACAGCGATTAGAGCTTCTCAATTAGGCTTTAAAGTAGCTGTAGTAGAAAAAGAAAATCTTGGTGGAGTTTGCCTTAACTGGGGATGTATCCCAACAAAAGCGCTTTTAAAATCTGCTCAGGTTTTTGATTACCTTAAACACGCTTCTGACTACGGATTGAAAGTTTCTGAATTTGATAAAGATTTCCCTGCAGTTATTCAACGTAGCCGTGGTGTTGCCGAAGGAATGAGCAAAGGAGTTCAATTCTTGATGAAAAAAAACAAAATTGACGTTATTGAAGGTTTTGGAAAACTAAAACCAGGAAAAAAACTTGACGTTACTGATAAAGATAATAAAGTTACAGAATACAGCGCTGATCACATTATCATCGCAACTGGTGCTCGTTCTCGTGAGTTACCAAACTTACCTCAAGATGGTGTAAAAGTAATTGGATACCGTCAGGCAATGACATTACCAACTCAGCCAAAATCTATGATCATTGTAGGTTCTGGAGCAATTGGAGTGGAGTTCGCTCATTTCTACAACTCAATGGGAACAGATGTTACTATTGTAGAATTTATGCCAAATGTAGTTCCTGTAGAAGACGAAGATATCTCAAAACAATTTGAGCGTTCTTTGAAAAAATCAGGAATTAAAGTAATGACTAACTCATCTGTTGAGCGTATTGACACAACTGGTGCAGGAGTTAAAGCTTTTGTTAAAACTGCAAAAGGAGAAGAAGTTCTTGAAGCAGACATCGTACTTTCTGCAGTTGGAATTAAAACAAACATTGAAAACATCGGATTAGAAGAAGTTGGTATTGCTGTTGACAGAGATAAAATCTTAGTAAACGCTTACAACGAAACTAACATTCCAGGATACTACGCAATTGGAGACGTTACTCCAGGTCAAGCTTTAGCTCACGTTGCTTCTGCTGAAGGTATCAACTGTGTGGAGAAAATTAAAGGTTTACACGTTGAGCCAATCGATTACGGAAACGTTCCTGGTTGTACTTATGCAACTCCAGAAATCGCTTCTGTTGGTTTAACAGAAAAACAAGCTAAAGAAAAAGGTTACGAATTAAAAATTGGTAAATTCCCATTCTCAGCTTCTGGAAAAGCAAAAGCCGCTGGAAATGCTGACGGATTCGTAAAAGTAATCTTCGATGCTAAATATGGAGAATGGTTAGGATGCCACATGATTGGTGCTGGTGTTACAGATATGATTGCAGAAGCAGTTGTAGCTCGTAAACTAGAAACTACAGGTCACGAAATCCTTAAATCTATCCACCCTCACCCAACAATGAGCGAGGCTGTTATGGAAGCTGTTGCTGATGCTTACGGCGAAGTAATTCACTTGTAA
- a CDS encoding NUMOD4 domain-containing protein translates to MPQNRFYPDEKFKEIEINASLQLRYAISNRGRLISFTDEIENGRILKGGLSDGYPTFRFKVKKDDKIVNKYLFLYKLVAQYFIPKDSEDQTYVLHLDYNRANDDERNLRWATKQEMMAHSRKSPRVIQAKKNLIEHNLKADGRKLTTTKVMLIKKILARPEQKTRLKMIAKQFGVSEMQIRRIASGENWGHVKV, encoded by the coding sequence ATGCCACAAAATAGATTTTATCCTGATGAAAAATTCAAAGAAATAGAAATAAATGCCTCATTGCAACTAAGATACGCCATTTCAAACAGAGGTAGATTAATAAGTTTTACCGATGAAATTGAAAACGGAAGGATCCTAAAAGGAGGTTTAAGCGACGGATATCCAACTTTCCGTTTTAAAGTTAAAAAAGACGATAAAATCGTAAATAAATATCTCTTCTTATACAAACTCGTTGCCCAATATTTTATTCCGAAAGATTCTGAAGATCAAACATATGTTCTGCACTTAGATTATAACAGAGCAAACGATGATGAGCGCAATCTGCGTTGGGCTACAAAACAAGAAATGATGGCACACAGCCGTAAAAGTCCGCGTGTTATTCAGGCAAAAAAGAACTTAATTGAGCACAATCTAAAAGCTGACGGCCGAAAATTAACCACTACAAAAGTGATGTTAATTAAAAAAATCCTTGCAAGACCAGAACAAAAAACACGTCTTAAAATGATTGCAAAACAGTTTGGAGTAAGCGAAATGCAAATCAGAAGAATTGCCAGCGGAGAAAACTGGGGACATGTAAAAGTTTAA
- a CDS encoding LytR/AlgR family response regulator transcription factor, whose product MKIAIVEDEHLASSYLKSILEQQDVLSIAAITVLKSVKEAVVFFKENKVDLAFMDIHLGDGKSLEIFEKTTISCPVVFITAYDSYAISVFKHFTIDYLLKPFEEEELLEALQKFKKIKDNFNSDSTLQSLVAIENPESSKIQHHFLVNHGYKMISINENEITYFTATGKHLFIHVKSGNSYLYNNTLTDIINNLDPFNFFKINRKYIVTRNSIKEVVKHSNQKVELILNVPPAESEAIFISKKEINNFKNWLDQ is encoded by the coding sequence ATGAAAATTGCCATTGTCGAAGACGAACATCTTGCTTCTAGCTATCTAAAATCGATTTTAGAACAGCAAGATGTTTTATCGATTGCCGCAATCACTGTTTTAAAATCTGTAAAAGAAGCTGTTGTTTTTTTTAAAGAAAACAAAGTTGATCTTGCATTTATGGACATTCATTTGGGTGACGGGAAAAGTCTCGAAATCTTCGAAAAAACCACTATCTCCTGCCCTGTTGTTTTTATCACAGCTTACGACTCTTATGCTATTTCAGTTTTCAAGCATTTTACAATCGATTATCTTTTAAAACCATTTGAAGAAGAAGAATTATTAGAAGCACTTCAGAAATTCAAAAAAATAAAAGATAATTTCAACAGCGATTCTACGCTTCAATCTTTGGTAGCAATAGAAAATCCTGAAAGCAGTAAAATCCAGCATCATTTCTTGGTAAATCACGGTTATAAAATGATTTCTATTAACGAAAATGAAATCACTTATTTTACAGCAACAGGAAAACATTTATTTATTCATGTAAAATCAGGAAACAGCTACTTATACAATAATACCTTAACCGATATTATAAACAATTTAGATCCTTTCAATTTCTTTAAAATAAATCGAAAATATATTGTGACTCGAAACAGTATAAAAGAAGTTGTAAAACACTCCAATCAGAAAGTAGAATTGATTTTGAATGTTCCTCCAGCCGAATCTGAGGCAATTTTCATCAGTAAAAAAGAAATCAATAATTTCAAAAATTGGCTAGATCAATAA
- a CDS encoding RagB/SusD family nutrient uptake outer membrane protein has translation MKKFSKYIFLFVASIAVSSCDEYLDVTPIGKVIPETLPQFRAVLTTGYSIYPEHKALTSMRTDELVLNEDSDRTVSYRDIHIWKDGNPDQFTKSFPYDELYTTIFYTNVVINEASKKLDASPERDQLIGEAYALRALAYFDLVNLFGKSYNAATAASDKSVPLALEIDLEQVFVPQTVEVIYNQIISDTNEAEKLINVSSQTKGINYRFSKVALYSLESRIYLYRQEWQKSLDAANKALAINSNLVNLNSTPIIPTKFDTAESILAIEVGYTTDIMESSFASPELINAYSKTTDLRFPLYFSTSGSNYIIEKGRFDENKCTIRTSELYLTKAETSVKLNNISDAKRTVLSFVKNRYSATGYTQLESQVNAMNAADLTNFILAERQREFVVEGQRWFDLRRTTQKQIVHTLKGQNYTLIQNDPRYTLIYPANARLNNPNL, from the coding sequence ATGAAAAAATTCTCAAAATATATATTCCTTTTCGTTGCATCAATTGCTGTAAGTAGTTGCGATGAATATCTGGATGTTACTCCTATCGGAAAAGTGATTCCAGAAACTTTACCACAATTTCGAGCTGTTTTAACTACAGGCTACTCGATATATCCAGAACACAAAGCATTGACGTCTATGCGTACAGACGAATTGGTTTTGAATGAAGATAGTGACAGAACTGTTTCTTATAGAGATATTCATATCTGGAAAGATGGAAACCCAGATCAGTTTACCAAAAGTTTTCCATACGACGAACTTTACACTACAATTTTCTATACCAATGTAGTAATCAATGAAGCTTCAAAAAAACTGGATGCTTCTCCTGAAAGAGATCAATTAATTGGAGAAGCTTATGCACTTAGAGCTTTAGCTTATTTTGACTTGGTAAATCTTTTTGGAAAATCATACAATGCGGCAACAGCTGCTTCAGACAAATCAGTTCCGTTAGCTTTAGAAATCGACTTAGAACAAGTTTTTGTTCCGCAAACTGTTGAAGTTATTTACAACCAAATTATTTCAGACACTAATGAAGCTGAAAAATTAATCAATGTAAGTTCTCAAACTAAAGGCATAAACTACCGCTTTTCTAAAGTTGCTTTATATAGCTTAGAAAGCCGAATTTATCTTTATAGACAGGAATGGCAAAAATCTTTAGATGCTGCCAACAAAGCACTTGCAATAAACAGTAATCTGGTTAATCTAAATTCGACTCCTATTATTCCAACAAAGTTTGATACTGCAGAATCTATTTTAGCTATAGAAGTAGGATATACTACCGACATTATGGAATCTTCTTTTGCATCGCCAGAGTTGATTAATGCTTATAGCAAAACGACAGATTTGCGTTTTCCTCTTTACTTTTCAACTAGTGGAAGCAATTACATAATTGAAAAAGGAAGATTCGACGAGAACAAATGTACTATCAGAACTTCTGAGTTGTATTTGACAAAAGCAGAAACATCTGTAAAATTGAACAATATCTCAGACGCTAAAAGAACTGTTTTAAGTTTTGTAAAAAACAGATATTCTGCAACAGGATACACACAACTTGAAAGCCAAGTAAACGCTATGAATGCAGCAGATCTAACCAACTTTATATTGGCAGAAAGACAACGTGAATTTGTTGTCGAAGGTCAGCGTTGGTTTGATTTAAGAAGAACAACACAAAAACAGATTGTTCATACTCTAAAAGGGCAAAATTATACTTTGATACAAAATGATCCGCGTTATACTCTTATTTACCCAGCAAACGCGAGATTGAATAATCCCAATCTATAA
- a CDS encoding sensor histidine kinase has protein sequence MSNLITDLTEKANDEVSLRSFMKKQEFMSQEFSKFMEHENQIKHVLKISTPENLASNLHILSSVQNTNSLVADSWFQINENRIQFGTDSISDALKKEVSDFILKNKNVDYFSAVIPQGKEWVWRIYFKLNSKNTTVRYGYDINLKNLHNYISNVDKSNSATNYAFIFDKSGRCIYHPEIAFIGKDIYKISSTRSLDTIFTKKQDYVRRITMSEYLKLDVIRFTKRLDLKNSHWFICVNVPKFSVDENVELIKKYSTWIYLITTVMLFLIFYLFLYINRRAYREKGIAIKEKNKLLVENEKIIKEKALIQLQQLKEQINPHFLFNSLNSLYMLIGSDIKVAQKFTLNLSRIYRYLIDPPETNIVPLKDELLFIEKYIFLQQTRFKDELFFSIQIESETALNKHIPYLAFQIAVENAIKHNAATQESPLTTTILIQENQAIISNNLQKKLTAEPSTKFGLNYLNSIYNYYSKTDFKTSEKDGVFICILPLINIHS, from the coding sequence TTGAGTAACCTTATTACTGATTTGACAGAAAAAGCGAATGATGAAGTATCACTTCGCAGTTTTATGAAGAAGCAGGAATTTATGTCACAAGAGTTTTCTAAATTTATGGAACATGAAAACCAAATAAAACATGTTTTAAAAATAAGTACACCAGAAAATCTAGCATCCAACTTACATATTTTGTCTTCGGTTCAAAATACCAATTCACTGGTTGCCGATAGCTGGTTTCAAATCAATGAAAATAGAATTCAGTTTGGAACAGATTCTATTTCTGATGCCTTAAAAAAAGAAGTTTCAGATTTCATTCTAAAAAATAAAAATGTAGATTATTTCAGCGCTGTTATTCCGCAAGGAAAAGAATGGGTTTGGAGAATTTATTTCAAACTTAATTCAAAAAACACAACAGTTCGTTATGGCTACGATATCAACTTAAAAAATCTTCATAATTATATCTCGAATGTAGACAAGTCTAATTCGGCAACAAATTATGCCTTTATTTTTGATAAATCTGGAAGATGCATTTATCATCCTGAAATTGCGTTTATAGGAAAAGACATTTACAAAATATCTTCTACCCGATCTCTTGATACCATTTTTACTAAAAAACAAGATTATGTAAGAAGAATTACAATGTCCGAATATTTAAAACTGGATGTTATTCGTTTTACAAAAAGATTAGATTTAAAAAACTCGCATTGGTTTATATGTGTCAATGTTCCTAAATTTTCTGTGGATGAAAATGTAGAATTAATCAAAAAATATTCTACTTGGATATACTTGATTACAACAGTAATGCTTTTCCTTATTTTCTACTTATTCTTGTATATCAACAGACGCGCGTACCGAGAAAAAGGAATTGCCATAAAAGAGAAAAATAAACTCTTAGTAGAAAACGAAAAAATAATAAAAGAAAAAGCTCTTATTCAGTTACAACAATTGAAAGAGCAGATAAATCCGCACTTTTTATTTAATTCACTTAATTCGCTTTATATGCTAATTGGAAGTGATATTAAAGTTGCGCAAAAATTTACCTTAAACTTATCTCGTATTTATCGTTATTTAATTGATCCGCCAGAAACAAATATTGTCCCTCTGAAAGACGAATTATTATTTATCGAAAAATATATCTTTTTACAGCAGACTCGTTTTAAAGACGAATTATTCTTTTCTATTCAAATAGAAAGTGAAACTGCTTTAAACAAACACATCCCCTATCTTGCTTTCCAGATTGCGGTCGAAAATGCTATTAAGCATAATGCGGCAACTCAAGAAAGTCCCTTAACTACTACAATCCTGATTCAAGAAAATCAGGCAATTATCAGCAACAATCTTCAAAAGAAATTGACTGCTGAACCGAGTACTAAATTTGGGTTAAACTACCTGAATAGCATTTACAATTATTACTCAAAAACCGATTTTAAAACATCAGAAAAAGACGGCGTTTTTATCTGTATTCTTCCATTAATAAACATTCACTCCTAA
- a CDS encoding ABC transporter ATP-binding protein: MKAKAFDTGLFKRILKYTRPYKWRYYGVIIFAISLSIFAALRPYLLKETVDGYIKTHDKMGLLLYIILMGVVLLMEVFSQFYFVYWANWLGQDIVKDIRTKLFQHILSFRMKYFDLVPVGQLVTRAVSDIESIARIFSQGLFMIISDLMKMVVVLIFMFYMNWKLTWIVVVAMPILVFITRIFQRKMQVAFEEVRTQIANMNSFVQERVTGMKIVQLFNREKIEAENFKDINNKHRVAWIKTILYNSIFFPIADIISSITLGLVVVYGGFRILNGDHFTTFGDLFSYTMFIGMLFNPLRQIADKFNEMQLGMIAANRVFDIIDTQDHIQDTGTIEAPVFDGRIDFKDVRFSYIPEEEVIKGIDLSVSAGQTIAIVGSTGAGKSTIINLLNRFYEINSGTICIDGENIENYTLASLRKQIAVVLQDVFLFADTIYNNITLHNPEITRDKVIDARKKIGVHDFIMNLPDNYDFDVKERGVMLSSGQRQLIAFLRSYVSNPSILILDEATSSIDTYSEEMIQRATETITKGRTSIIIAHRLATIVNADKIVVMDKGLIVEQGTHQELLQKTDGYYKNLYDSQFAVAN; this comes from the coding sequence ATGAAAGCAAAAGCATTCGATACAGGATTATTCAAACGAATTTTAAAATATACTCGTCCTTATAAATGGCGTTATTATGGCGTAATCATATTTGCCATTTCGCTATCTATCTTCGCCGCACTTCGTCCTTATTTACTTAAAGAAACTGTCGATGGCTACATCAAAACTCATGACAAAATGGGTTTGCTCCTATATATTATATTAATGGGAGTGGTTTTACTGATGGAAGTTTTTTCGCAGTTTTACTTTGTTTATTGGGCCAATTGGCTTGGGCAGGATATTGTAAAAGATATTCGAACCAAACTTTTTCAGCACATTTTGAGTTTCAGAATGAAATATTTCGACTTGGTTCCAGTTGGACAATTGGTTACACGTGCCGTTTCAGATATTGAGTCGATTGCTCGAATTTTCAGTCAAGGTTTGTTTATGATTATAAGCGATTTGATGAAAATGGTTGTTGTCTTGATCTTTATGTTTTACATGAATTGGAAACTGACTTGGATTGTCGTAGTTGCTATGCCAATTTTAGTTTTTATAACTAGAATTTTCCAACGCAAAATGCAAGTTGCTTTTGAGGAAGTAAGAACCCAGATCGCCAACATGAACTCTTTTGTACAAGAACGTGTAACGGGAATGAAAATCGTTCAGCTTTTTAACCGTGAAAAAATCGAAGCCGAAAACTTTAAAGACATCAACAACAAACATAGAGTTGCTTGGATTAAGACTATTTTATACAACTCTATCTTCTTCCCAATTGCCGATATTATTTCATCCATAACTTTAGGTTTGGTTGTAGTTTATGGTGGTTTCCGAATTTTAAACGGAGATCATTTTACAACTTTTGGAGATTTATTTTCATACACCATGTTTATCGGAATGCTTTTTAATCCGTTAAGACAAATTGCGGATAAATTTAATGAAATGCAGTTAGGAATGATTGCCGCCAATCGTGTTTTTGATATTATTGACACACAAGATCATATTCAAGATACGGGAACAATTGAAGCGCCAGTTTTTGATGGAAGAATTGATTTTAAAGACGTTCGTTTTAGCTACATTCCAGAAGAAGAAGTTATAAAAGGAATTGATTTATCGGTTTCGGCTGGACAGACTATTGCTATTGTAGGTTCTACAGGAGCAGGAAAATCTACGATCATTAATTTATTGAATCGTTTTTACGAAATCAATAGCGGAACAATTTGCATTGATGGAGAAAATATAGAAAACTATACTTTGGCTTCTTTAAGAAAACAAATTGCTGTTGTTTTACAAGACGTCTTTTTGTTTGCCGATACGATTTATAATAATATTACTTTACACAATCCAGAAATTACTCGAGACAAGGTAATTGATGCAAGAAAGAAAATTGGTGTTCATGATTTTATTATGAACCTGCCAGATAATTATGATTTTGATGTAAAAGAGCGTGGTGTTATGCTTTCGTCTGGACAGCGCCAGCTTATTGCATTTTTACGTTCTTATGTGAGTAATCCAAGTATTTTGATTTTAGACGAGGCGACTTCTTCTATCGATACGTATTCTGAAGAAATGATTCAGCGTGCAACAGAAACGATTACAAAAGGAAGAACTTCGATTATAATAGCACATAGATTAGCAACAATTGTAAATGCAGATAAGATTGTGGTGATGGATAAGGGATTGATTGTTGAACAAGGAACGCATCAGGAGTTATTGCAAAAAACTGATGGGTACTATAAAAATTTATATGACTCGCAATTTGCTGTGGCAAACTAG